The Nitrospira sp. KM1 genome includes a window with the following:
- a CDS encoding 30S ribosomal protein S1, whose product MSTVSNTNEQQLDRDALAALYEETFKNLQEGTITEGRVVALTKDKVVVDIGYKSEGMIPSDQFASEELQNIKIGDRLQVYIEECEDADGNLILSKEKADKMKIWEELEKLYKDEKSIDGKVVSRIKGGMMVDIGVKAFLPGSQIDLHPVRDLDGLVGRTFPMKIIKINHRRGNVVVSRRVLLEETRDKKRQTTLATLKEGQLIQGTVKNITDYGAFIDLGGIDGLLHITDMSWGRVGHPSEMFNVGDRVEVSVLKYDRETGRISLGLKQKSADPWTNVAGKYPIGTRVRGKVVSLTDYGAFVELEPGVEGLVHVSEMSWTHEVRHPSRVVAIGDQVEAAVLNVDPASRKISLGMKQTAPNPWDMVEGKYPIGTRIEGKVKSLTDFGAFIGLDEGIDGLIHISDMSWTKHIKHPSELFKKAQKVEAVVLRIDKEKERLSLGYKQLSRDPWDDEIPGRYRVGDSTSGKVSKVADFGIFVELDGGVEGLIHISEAGLDSSVKLEDKFKLQDEVTAKIIKVDREERKIALSLRDHQLDSERRHVDEYHAAQGAPDQSLGRAAKQSRKRAAAEDDER is encoded by the coding sequence ATGAGCACGGTTTCGAACACCAACGAGCAGCAATTGGATCGCGATGCCCTGGCCGCCCTCTATGAGGAAACCTTCAAGAATTTGCAGGAGGGTACCATCACGGAGGGCCGCGTCGTGGCTCTGACGAAGGATAAAGTTGTGGTCGACATCGGCTACAAGTCGGAGGGCATGATTCCCAGCGACCAATTCGCGAGCGAGGAGCTCCAGAACATCAAGATCGGCGACCGGCTACAGGTCTATATTGAAGAGTGCGAAGACGCCGACGGCAACCTGATTCTTTCCAAAGAAAAAGCCGACAAGATGAAGATCTGGGAAGAATTGGAAAAACTGTACAAGGACGAGAAAAGCATCGACGGCAAAGTCGTGTCGCGCATCAAGGGCGGCATGATGGTGGACATTGGGGTGAAGGCATTTCTGCCGGGTTCACAGATCGATCTGCACCCGGTGCGTGACTTGGACGGTCTCGTCGGTCGCACGTTTCCGATGAAGATCATCAAGATCAATCATCGTCGCGGGAATGTCGTGGTGTCCCGCAGGGTGCTGCTCGAAGAGACGAGAGATAAGAAGCGGCAGACCACGCTGGCGACATTAAAAGAAGGTCAACTCATCCAGGGTACGGTCAAGAACATCACGGACTACGGAGCCTTCATCGATCTCGGCGGCATTGACGGGCTGCTCCACATCACCGACATGTCGTGGGGACGCGTGGGGCATCCGTCGGAGATGTTCAACGTCGGCGACCGCGTGGAAGTCAGCGTGCTCAAGTATGACCGGGAGACCGGCCGCATTTCCCTGGGGCTGAAGCAAAAGTCCGCAGATCCGTGGACCAACGTCGCCGGCAAGTATCCCATCGGCACGCGCGTGCGCGGAAAGGTCGTGAGCCTCACCGACTATGGAGCCTTTGTAGAACTCGAGCCGGGCGTCGAAGGGCTCGTGCACGTCTCGGAAATGTCCTGGACGCATGAGGTGCGGCATCCATCGCGGGTGGTGGCAATCGGCGACCAGGTCGAAGCGGCGGTGCTGAATGTGGATCCCGCCAGCCGCAAGATTTCACTCGGGATGAAGCAGACAGCGCCAAACCCATGGGATATGGTCGAGGGAAAATATCCGATCGGCACCCGTATCGAAGGCAAGGTCAAGAGCCTGACTGATTTCGGTGCGTTCATTGGCTTGGACGAGGGCATCGACGGATTGATCCACATTTCCGACATGTCATGGACGAAGCACATCAAGCACCCGTCCGAGTTGTTTAAAAAAGCCCAGAAAGTCGAAGCCGTTGTGTTACGGATCGACAAAGAGAAGGAGCGGCTGTCTCTCGGATACAAGCAGTTGTCGCGTGATCCTTGGGACGACGAGATCCCCGGCCGGTATCGGGTTGGAGACTCCACGAGCGGCAAAGTCAGCAAGGTGGCAGACTTTGGAATCTTCGTCGAGTTAGACGGCGGCGTGGAAGGACTGATCCACATCAGCGAAGCGGGTCTGGACTCAAGCGTCAAGCTGGAAGACAAGTTCAAACTCCAGGACGAAGTCACGGCCAAGATCATCAAAGTCGATCGTGAGGAGCGGAAAATCGCGTTGAGTCTGCGCGACCATCAGCTGGACTCTGAGCGGCGCCATGTGGACGAATATCACGCCGCGCAGGGTGCTCCGGATCAAAGCTTGGGGCGTGCGGCAAAGCAGAGTCGTAAACGCGCTGCCGCCGAAGACGACGAACGGTAG
- the sppA gene encoding signal peptide peptidase SppA has protein sequence MRGDKQRDGTLLVGSLNMAEAVQDKPVKRSLFRKVLWLVGIGMIVLILVNVLFPDLDLSTEDRVALIRVEGVILDSQSTVTELRRFGENPSIKAIVLRIDSPGGGVVPSQEIFDAVQRVRSKNNKAVIASMGTVAASGGYYIAAATDRIIANPGTLTGSIGVIMETANIEGLLKKIGVEGIVVKSGKFKDVGSPLRKMSDEEHALLQSVMDDVHKQFIDAVAAGRALEVTAVQALADGRIFTGRQAKDAKLVDELGNLDDAIQLAADLAGIEGEPKVVEPRRRFSFRELIDSRFADIFPKVDFHAGVSLKYLMAF, from the coding sequence GTGAGAGGCGACAAGCAGCGTGATGGCACGCTGCTTGTCGGATCACTCAACATGGCAGAGGCTGTCCAAGACAAACCGGTGAAGCGCTCACTTTTCCGAAAGGTACTGTGGCTGGTGGGCATTGGAATGATCGTGCTCATCCTCGTCAATGTCCTGTTCCCGGACCTGGACCTTTCAACCGAGGATCGCGTAGCGTTAATTAGGGTCGAAGGCGTCATTCTCGACTCGCAATCGACTGTGACGGAATTGAGGCGGTTCGGAGAGAATCCATCCATCAAAGCGATTGTCTTACGCATCGACAGTCCCGGCGGAGGGGTCGTGCCGTCGCAGGAGATCTTCGACGCGGTCCAACGGGTGCGCAGCAAGAACAACAAGGCCGTGATCGCCTCGATGGGAACGGTGGCGGCGTCAGGAGGATATTATATCGCGGCGGCCACCGACCGGATCATCGCCAATCCCGGAACGTTGACCGGGAGCATCGGTGTGATCATGGAAACTGCGAACATCGAAGGGCTCTTGAAAAAGATCGGCGTGGAGGGCATTGTCGTGAAAAGCGGGAAATTCAAAGACGTCGGTTCTCCGCTTCGGAAGATGAGCGATGAGGAGCACGCGCTGCTCCAATCCGTCATGGATGACGTGCATAAACAATTCATCGATGCCGTCGCCGCCGGTCGCGCGTTGGAGGTCACCGCAGTGCAGGCGCTGGCGGATGGCCGGATTTTTACGGGTAGACAGGCCAAGGATGCGAAACTCGTCGATGAATTGGGCAATCTGGACGATGCCATTCAGTTGGCGGCGGATCTGGCGGGCATTGAAGGCGAGCCGAAAGTGGTCGAACCTCGCCGCCGGTTCTCGTTCAGAGAACTCATCGATTCGCGGTTTGCGGATATTTTCCCGAAAGTCGATTTTCATGCTGGGGTGAGCCTGAAGTATCTCATGGCGTTCTAA
- a CDS encoding HU family DNA-binding protein, with translation MTKAQIIERVSEQVTTLTKRQAEIVVNTIFDCVRDSLKNGDKTEIRGFGSFRLRSRRMKEGRNPKTGATVAVPAKKVPFFKAGKELKELLNQ, from the coding sequence ATGACGAAGGCCCAGATCATCGAACGCGTTTCCGAGCAGGTTACGACGCTGACGAAGCGCCAGGCGGAAATCGTCGTGAATACGATTTTTGACTGCGTCAGAGATTCGTTGAAAAACGGAGACAAAACAGAGATTCGTGGGTTCGGAAGCTTTCGACTCCGGTCTCGCCGCATGAAGGAGGGGCGGAATCCAAAGACGGGAGCGACCGTCGCCGTTCCGGCCAAAAAGGTTCCATTCTTCAAAGCCGGCAAGGAACTCAAAGAACTTCTCAACCAGTAG
- the aroA gene encoding 3-phosphoshikimate 1-carboxyvinyltransferase — MAFMTITPGRPLRGTITVPGDKSITHRAIILTALAEGVGRIVRYCRGQDCLDTMRAMRSLGVKIEESPDELIVHGKGLWGLCEPSDIIDCGNSGTGIRLLTGLLAGQDFFSMLTGDVSIRRRPMGRIVKPLREMGATIAGRKGGELAPLAVTGTTLHAITYASPVASAQVKSSLLLAGLFAKGTTRITEPQLSRDHTERMFQFYQLPFTRQGLTLTLEGRPSVGWPAAPSMTVPGDLSAAAFFVVGATVIPGSDVTIQGVGVNPTRTGLLDILNRMGADIQLLNPREAGGEPIADIRVKSARLRGVTIEPDVIPQTIDEFPVLCVAAAVAEGRTTVSGAEELRFKESDRIATMANELRAMGADISETPDGLTINGRGGASEHGRLLGSRCRSHGDHRVAMSLAIGALTASTETVIEETECIETSFPEFHQTLLNLTSGNP, encoded by the coding sequence ATGGCATTCATGACCATCACGCCCGGCCGACCGCTGCGAGGCACGATCACCGTCCCCGGCGACAAATCTATTACGCACCGGGCCATTATTCTGACCGCTCTAGCCGAGGGAGTAGGGCGGATCGTGCGCTACTGCCGAGGGCAGGACTGTCTCGACACTATGCGGGCGATGCGATCACTCGGGGTGAAAATCGAGGAGTCTCCAGACGAATTGATCGTGCATGGAAAGGGACTCTGGGGATTATGCGAGCCGAGTGACATTATCGATTGCGGAAATTCCGGTACGGGGATTCGACTGTTGACGGGCCTGCTGGCCGGTCAGGATTTTTTCTCGATGCTGACGGGAGATGTCTCGATTCGTCGGCGGCCGATGGGACGGATCGTCAAACCACTGCGTGAAATGGGTGCGACGATCGCCGGGCGAAAGGGCGGCGAACTCGCCCCCCTCGCCGTGACTGGGACCACCCTGCACGCGATTACCTATGCGTCACCGGTCGCCAGCGCACAGGTCAAGTCGTCATTATTACTGGCGGGGCTATTCGCCAAGGGCACGACGCGCATTACGGAGCCGCAGCTGTCCCGTGACCACACGGAGCGGATGTTTCAGTTCTATCAACTCCCGTTCACCCGTCAGGGATTGACGCTCACATTGGAAGGCAGGCCATCGGTCGGATGGCCGGCGGCGCCGTCGATGACCGTTCCCGGCGATCTTTCCGCCGCGGCATTTTTTGTCGTGGGGGCCACGGTCATTCCCGGATCGGATGTCACCATCCAAGGCGTAGGAGTCAATCCGACCCGCACCGGTCTGTTGGATATCCTGAACAGGATGGGGGCAGATATTCAGCTCCTCAATCCGCGCGAGGCAGGCGGAGAACCGATTGCTGACATCCGCGTGAAGTCGGCTAGACTGCGTGGCGTTACCATCGAACCGGATGTGATCCCCCAAACAATTGATGAATTTCCCGTCCTATGCGTGGCGGCCGCCGTGGCCGAAGGACGTACGACGGTTTCCGGGGCGGAAGAATTACGATTCAAGGAGAGTGACCGGATCGCGACGATGGCGAACGAACTACGGGCGATGGGGGCTGACATATCGGAGACGCCGGACGGGCTGACGATTAACGGACGCGGAGGCGCTTCGGAACATGGCCGACTGCTCGGCTCCCGCTGCCGAAGTCATGGCGACCATCGGGTGGCCATGTCGCTTGCAATCGGCGCGTTGACGGCCAGTACCGAGACGGTCATTGAAGAAACCGAATGTATTGAGACATCATTTCCCGAGTTCCATCAGACCTTGTTGAACCTCACCTCGGGGAACCCGTAA
- the cmk gene encoding (d)CMP kinase translates to MIVAIDGPAGVGKSTVAKLLASKLRFLYLDTGSLYRAVAWAVIRNRIDPADADAVSAILPGLSVQMRFENGTAVVEVNRQDISNELRTPEVSAAASVVSAIPAVRAWLFPLQREIGLQGSVVAEGRDMGTHIFPEAEVKFFLEADPMVRADRRHRELVAAGHSRQIEQTALDISTRDGRDRSRAVAPLVPADDAHHIDTSAMSAAEVVEHMMAVVTAKL, encoded by the coding sequence ATGATCGTCGCGATTGATGGACCCGCGGGGGTCGGCAAGAGTACGGTCGCGAAGCTGCTCGCATCCAAACTCCGGTTTCTGTACTTGGATACGGGAAGTCTGTATCGGGCGGTGGCCTGGGCCGTCATCCGGAATCGTATCGATCCCGCGGATGCCGATGCTGTGTCGGCGATTCTTCCCGGCCTGTCCGTCCAAATGCGATTCGAGAATGGAACGGCGGTCGTAGAGGTGAATAGACAGGATATTTCGAACGAATTGCGGACTCCGGAGGTCTCGGCCGCTGCATCGGTCGTGTCGGCCATTCCTGCCGTACGTGCATGGCTGTTTCCCCTTCAGCGGGAAATCGGGCTTCAGGGTTCGGTCGTGGCCGAGGGTCGTGATATGGGCACGCACATATTTCCCGAGGCCGAGGTCAAGTTTTTTCTAGAGGCGGATCCCATGGTGCGGGCCGATCGTCGGCACCGCGAACTTGTGGCTGCCGGTCATTCGAGACAGATTGAACAAACGGCGTTGGACATCAGCACGCGCGATGGAAGGGATCGTTCTCGTGCCGTGGCTCCGCTCGTTCCGGCTGATGACGCGCACCATATCGATACATCGGCCATGTCTGCTGCAGAAGTTGTGGAACACATGATGGCGGTGGTGACGGCCAAGTTGTGA
- a CDS encoding 1-acyl-sn-glycerol-3-phosphate acyltransferase, whose translation MSAVLYGLLWILVRLVAWICFRYRVVGIVPRRGGLLIAANHASYFDIPLLGCGMTRRAWYLGRSDLFVPVLKPILQWLGWIPLKLGRLDRKAFDTAIDLIRKGKVVVIFPEGGRTLDGRLREGKHGLGMIVAQTGCPVVPAYLKGTYDVLPAGATRPRLHPVTVIFGESLQFSPPAADGEMKTFYQEVSRTVMEHVAALGQVESPNHQRQAGFRNAE comes from the coding sequence GTGAGTGCAGTTCTATACGGTCTGTTATGGATTCTGGTCCGGCTCGTCGCCTGGATCTGTTTTCGGTATCGCGTCGTTGGAATCGTGCCGCGTCGCGGAGGTCTCTTGATCGCGGCCAACCATGCGAGCTATTTTGACATTCCGCTGCTCGGCTGCGGGATGACGCGGCGCGCGTGGTATCTCGGGCGAAGCGATTTGTTCGTTCCGGTGCTCAAGCCGATCCTCCAGTGGCTGGGTTGGATCCCGTTGAAGCTGGGACGTCTGGATCGTAAGGCGTTCGATACGGCGATCGACCTTATCCGAAAGGGAAAGGTCGTCGTGATTTTCCCAGAAGGGGGACGGACGCTGGACGGACGGCTGCGGGAGGGAAAACACGGTTTGGGGATGATTGTCGCGCAAACCGGCTGTCCCGTCGTACCGGCGTATCTGAAAGGTACCTATGATGTGCTGCCAGCCGGAGCCACACGGCCCAGGCTGCATCCCGTCACCGTCATTTTCGGCGAGTCGTTACAGTTTTCTCCGCCCGCCGCAGACGGTGAGATGAAGACATTCTATCAGGAAGTCAGCCGGACGGTGATGGAGCATGTCGCCGCCCTCGGTCAGGTTGAATCGCCGAATCATCAACGGCAAGCCGGATTTCGCAACGCTGAGTGA
- the hisC gene encoding histidinol-phosphate transaminase, whose translation MTLHVHPDIASLHPYIPGKPVEELQRELGLTQVVKLASNENPIGPSPKALAALGDGAATLHRYPDGGAFRLREALADRWKVTSDHIILGNGSDEILGLLARTFLTPGDEAVMADHTFVIYKMEVTAAHGRTIAVPLKQWRHDLAAMVRAITPRTRLLFVCNPNNPTGTMVSADEVARFMALVPEHVLVVFDEAYIEYVRSAEFPDSLAYVKEGRHVIVLRTFSKIYGLAGLRIGYGVTTPEITNYLNRIRPPFNANSLAQRAALAALNDDEHVSKSRVMNATGMEQMVTGLRALGLSPIPSEANFIYVDIGRDGRQVFNALLRQGVIIRHIEGQMIRVTVGQANENEAFLAALVRVLRTD comes from the coding sequence ATGACACTGCACGTCCATCCCGACATCGCCTCGTTACATCCGTACATCCCTGGCAAACCTGTTGAGGAACTGCAGCGAGAACTCGGCCTGACGCAAGTTGTCAAGCTGGCCTCCAATGAGAATCCGATCGGGCCGTCCCCTAAGGCGTTGGCTGCGCTTGGCGACGGAGCGGCCACCTTGCACCGGTATCCCGATGGCGGAGCATTTCGACTCCGTGAAGCCTTGGCCGATCGTTGGAAGGTCACCTCGGACCACATCATTCTCGGGAACGGCTCCGATGAAATTCTCGGCCTGTTGGCCAGGACGTTCCTCACCCCTGGCGATGAAGCGGTCATGGCGGACCATACGTTTGTCATCTATAAAATGGAAGTGACGGCCGCTCATGGCAGGACCATCGCGGTTCCACTGAAGCAATGGCGTCATGATCTGGCGGCTATGGTACGCGCGATTACTCCGAGGACGCGGCTGCTGTTCGTCTGCAACCCAAATAATCCAACCGGCACCATGGTATCGGCGGACGAGGTGGCCCGATTCATGGCACTGGTGCCTGAACATGTGCTGGTGGTGTTCGATGAAGCCTATATCGAGTATGTCCGGAGCGCGGAGTTTCCCGACTCGCTGGCCTATGTGAAGGAGGGGCGCCATGTCATTGTGCTCAGAACGTTTTCGAAGATCTACGGTCTGGCGGGGCTGCGCATCGGATATGGTGTGACGACGCCCGAAATCACTAATTACCTGAACCGGATTCGGCCTCCGTTCAATGCCAATAGTCTGGCACAGCGCGCCGCGTTGGCGGCGTTGAATGATGACGAGCATGTCTCGAAAAGTCGGGTGATGAATGCGACCGGCATGGAGCAGATGGTCACGGGGTTGCGGGCGCTTGGATTATCTCCGATTCCGAGTGAAGCCAACTTTATCTATGTCGATATCGGTCGGGACGGCCGACAGGTCTTCAATGCCTTGTTACGTCAGGGTGTGATCATTCGTCACATCGAGGGTCAGATGATACGGGTCACGGTCGGGCAGGCAAATGAGAATGAGGCATTTCTAGCCGCTCTGGTCCGCGTACTTCGGACAGATTGA
- a CDS encoding PCP reductase family protein — translation MTESDSDYAAATDVRWTEGALKRMERAPIFLRGMVRRLAEKKARELGYAEITEETLDRFKSQMMGGMGGEAGMADAAAQMAAGHLPWTAAAKARLQSVPEFMRGMIQQIAEEIAKKGGHMEVNIDLFERVEAMGDIREESVSPLPWTRGAVAQLQEKLKQSPPIAVEFVTDMLKRDTEDLAREKGLTEIDEHALIELWEAPQERVLWSDEAWKRLQTSPDFVRSGIRKAAERRARKLGLKEIDSEHLTTFRNQAMMKAVKRIRSFGYQDLTFDAFDTALKKTKRLQGNDQAEKRLEEIRGHFADPNTKKPEGGTLGADLMDRFRRYLKGEGAL, via the coding sequence ATGACTGAATCAGATTCCGACTACGCAGCGGCCACCGATGTCAGGTGGACCGAGGGCGCCTTGAAACGTATGGAACGGGCGCCAATCTTCCTCAGGGGAATGGTGCGCAGGTTGGCGGAGAAAAAGGCCAGAGAATTGGGCTACGCGGAAATTACAGAGGAAACGCTTGACCGGTTCAAGAGCCAAATGATGGGCGGAATGGGGGGAGAAGCCGGCATGGCCGATGCCGCCGCTCAAATGGCTGCCGGGCACTTGCCATGGACCGCCGCCGCAAAGGCGCGACTGCAGAGCGTACCGGAATTCATGCGGGGAATGATCCAGCAGATCGCTGAGGAGATTGCAAAAAAAGGCGGTCATATGGAAGTAAACATCGATCTCTTCGAACGGGTAGAAGCCATGGGCGACATTCGGGAAGAGTCGGTCTCCCCACTGCCATGGACACGTGGAGCTGTCGCGCAACTGCAGGAGAAGCTCAAACAGTCTCCGCCGATCGCGGTGGAGTTTGTCACTGACATGCTGAAGCGCGATACGGAAGATCTGGCGCGGGAAAAAGGCCTGACAGAAATTGACGAACACGCGCTCATTGAATTGTGGGAGGCTCCCCAGGAGCGTGTCCTATGGTCTGATGAGGCCTGGAAACGTCTTCAGACCTCCCCGGATTTCGTCCGGAGCGGCATCCGTAAGGCCGCCGAACGCCGGGCACGCAAATTAGGGCTCAAAGAAATTGACTCCGAGCATCTCACCACCTTTCGGAATCAAGCGATGATGAAGGCGGTCAAACGAATTCGTTCGTTCGGCTATCAGGATCTCACCTTCGATGCGTTTGATACCGCTCTGAAAAAGACGAAGCGACTGCAGGGCAACGATCAGGCGGAAAAGCGTCTGGAAGAGATACGCGGACACTTTGCCGATCCGAATACCAAGAAGCCCGAGGGAGGAACCCTGGGAGCGGACCTGATGGATCGGTTCCGGCGTTACCTTAAAGGGGAAGGCGCTCTGTAA
- the aroF gene encoding 3-deoxy-7-phosphoheptulonate synthase, translating into MIIVLRPDASEREVDHIVDRLRELGLKSQLSTGQERTIIGVIGDDRILQNQPLTALPGVESVLPILAPWKLVSREFKKDGTVIDVGSVKIGGHKLAIMAGPCAVERLELTVGIAHEVKAAGASILRGGAYKPRTSPYSFQGLGREGLDYLIEARKQTGLPVVSEILDTRDIELFLEKADIIQIGARNMQNFELLKEVGAYDKPVLLKRGLSATIKEFLLSAEYIMSRGNRNVMLCERGIRTFETQYRNTLDLAAIPTLKELSHLPVIVDPSHATGRWNLVAPMSKAAVAAGADGILIEVHSNPECALCDGEESIKPTKFKELMQDMRKIAVAVGRDL; encoded by the coding sequence ATGATTATCGTGTTGAGACCGGATGCATCGGAACGTGAAGTCGACCATATCGTTGATCGGCTCCGCGAGCTCGGCCTGAAGTCCCAGCTGTCCACCGGCCAGGAACGGACGATCATCGGCGTCATCGGCGACGATCGGATTCTGCAGAATCAACCGCTCACGGCCTTGCCGGGCGTCGAAAGTGTACTGCCGATCCTCGCTCCATGGAAACTGGTCAGCCGCGAGTTTAAGAAAGACGGGACCGTCATCGACGTCGGCAGCGTCAAGATCGGCGGACACAAGTTGGCCATCATGGCGGGGCCGTGCGCTGTCGAGCGGCTCGAACTGACGGTCGGCATCGCCCACGAAGTGAAGGCGGCCGGTGCCAGCATCTTGAGAGGAGGAGCGTATAAGCCTCGGACCTCGCCGTATTCGTTTCAGGGGCTGGGCCGTGAGGGGTTGGACTATTTGATCGAGGCGCGCAAGCAAACGGGGTTGCCCGTCGTGAGTGAAATTCTGGACACCCGCGACATCGAGTTGTTCCTGGAGAAGGCCGACATTATCCAAATCGGTGCGCGCAACATGCAGAATTTCGAATTGCTGAAAGAAGTGGGCGCGTACGACAAACCTGTGCTGCTCAAACGAGGCCTGTCCGCGACGATCAAAGAATTTCTGCTGTCGGCCGAATACATCATGTCACGCGGGAATCGGAACGTCATGCTGTGCGAACGGGGAATCAGAACCTTCGAAACCCAATATCGCAACACGCTCGATCTCGCTGCGATTCCGACCTTGAAAGAGTTGTCCCATCTTCCGGTCATTGTCGATCCCAGCCATGCAACGGGCAGATGGAATCTCGTGGCCCCCATGTCCAAAGCCGCAGTGGCCGCCGGAGCTGATGGAATCTTGATCGAAGTGCATTCCAATCCCGAATGTGCGCTGTGTGACGGAGAAGAATCGATTAAGCCCACGAAATTCAAGGAGCTCATGCAGGACATGAGAAAGATCGCGGTGGCCGTAGGGCGGGATTTGTAA
- a CDS encoding prephenate dehydrogenase/arogenate dehydrogenase family protein, whose protein sequence is MAPRFTQAAIVGVGLIGGSLGMILRRRGLAAKVVGVGRRLDNLKTAIEVGAIDRYVVDPAEAIQDADLVVLATPVDTYDRHLKEWASRLKPGAIVTDVGSVKGALVEQSEKAMPPGVHFVGAHPIAGKEKTGAAAGSEDLFMGARCILTPTRHTTQEALERVREIWEATGSVVLTMDPHMHDQILGAVSHLPHVAAFALINALIDIRGQLPALDLVGHSGGGLRDTTRIAASSPEMWRDIFLWNRDNLVRFIESYEQALGRLKGLIRTGDASGIEKELERAKQERDKFPARPATRS, encoded by the coding sequence ATGGCCCCTCGTTTTACACAGGCTGCGATCGTTGGGGTTGGATTGATCGGCGGATCGCTCGGAATGATCCTTCGCCGCAGAGGTCTGGCGGCCAAGGTTGTCGGCGTGGGACGCCGGCTCGACAACCTCAAAACCGCGATCGAGGTCGGGGCCATCGACCGATACGTTGTCGATCCGGCTGAGGCGATCCAAGACGCGGACCTTGTCGTCCTCGCTACGCCGGTCGATACCTACGACCGCCATTTGAAGGAATGGGCCTCGCGGTTGAAACCCGGCGCCATCGTGACCGACGTCGGGAGCGTAAAGGGGGCATTGGTTGAACAGTCGGAGAAGGCCATGCCCCCCGGCGTGCATTTCGTCGGCGCTCATCCGATCGCCGGGAAGGAAAAAACGGGCGCCGCCGCCGGTTCCGAAGACCTTTTTATGGGGGCCCGGTGCATTCTGACGCCGACCAGGCATACGACTCAGGAGGCACTCGAACGGGTGCGTGAAATATGGGAGGCCACAGGGTCGGTGGTTTTGACGATGGATCCGCACATGCACGATCAAATACTCGGCGCGGTGAGCCACCTCCCCCACGTCGCGGCCTTTGCCCTGATCAATGCCCTGATCGACATTCGGGGCCAGCTGCCCGCGCTCGATCTGGTTGGCCATTCGGGTGGAGGGTTGAGGGATACCACCAGAATCGCCGCCAGCTCGCCGGAGATGTGGCGGGATATTTTCCTTTGGAACCGGGACAATCTCGTGCGGTTCATCGAGTCATATGAACAGGCGTTGGGCAGATTGAAAGGTCTGATCCGGACCGGTGACGCATCCGGCATCGAAAAGGAATTGGAGCGCGCCAAGCAGGAACGGGACAAATTTCCGGCTCGTCCGGCAACGAGATCGTAA